One genomic segment of Ferrimonas sp. YFM includes these proteins:
- a CDS encoding response regulator transcription factor: MLVLLVEDNHLLAKNILHYLELREIECDFADTLERAEQRLSHHHFDAIILDLNLPDGDGVTACRRWQQQCINTPVIMLTARGSLNDRLDGFDAGADDYLVKPFAMEELVARLKVISQRRPAPKTLKLGDLEIDFARHSAHRQGQPLNLSKTGWQILSLLARRSPEIVEREEIERTLWPDSPPDSDSLRSHLHLLRRVVDKPFETKLLHTVRGVGLSLRSTTDGA; the protein is encoded by the coding sequence TACTCCTGGTCGAAGACAATCACCTATTGGCAAAAAACATCCTACATTATCTGGAACTTAGGGAGATAGAGTGTGATTTTGCCGACACCCTGGAGCGGGCAGAACAACGCCTGTCTCACCACCACTTCGATGCCATCATCCTGGATCTGAACCTGCCGGATGGCGATGGCGTCACCGCCTGCCGGCGCTGGCAGCAGCAGTGCATCAATACGCCGGTAATCATGCTGACGGCCCGGGGCAGCCTCAACGACAGGCTCGACGGCTTCGATGCCGGTGCCGACGACTACCTGGTCAAGCCCTTCGCCATGGAGGAGCTGGTGGCCAGGCTGAAGGTGATCTCCCAGAGGCGCCCGGCCCCCAAGACACTCAAACTCGGTGACCTGGAGATCGACTTTGCCCGCCACAGCGCCCACCGCCAGGGCCAACCCCTGAATCTTTCCAAAACTGGCTGGCAGATTCTCTCTCTGCTGGCCAGGCGCAGCCCGGAGATCGTCGAGCGTGAAGAGATAGAGCGCACCCTGTGGCCAGACAGTCCGCCGGACAGCGACAGCCTGCGCAGTCATCTGCACCTGTTGCGCCGGGTGGTAGACAAACCCTTCGAGACCAAGTTGCTGCACACCGTCAGAGGTGTCGGACTCAGCCTGAGGAGCACCACAGATGGCGCGTAA